Genomic DNA from Sphingomonas lacunae:
CTTTTGCCTGCCCTGGCTGTTGATCTGGCAGATGGTCCGGGTCCGTCGGCGCGTACGTCAACAGGAAAGGCAAAGGCCGGACGTGGTGTCGCCGGTCAGGGCGGCGCATGTCGATGCCCTGTCGGTAGATGCCGATGGCCGCATTACCGCCCGGCCCGACAGTTTCGATCCTGCGCTTGCCGCCGCCGACCGCAACAGCCTCGCCGCCGATGATCTCAAAAATCTTGAGGGGCGGCGTTGAACTGGCTCAAACGCCTATTGAGACCGCTGGCCACACTTGTGTCGATCATTGCCAGTTTCATGTTTGTCGGCGCGGCGCACGACTGGCTGCCATATTGGTCGACACTTGCCATCTTTGGCATGATCCTGCTGATCATCACTTTTGTCATCTTCGTCCATGAACTTGGTCACGCCCTTGCCTTTCGCTGGCAGGGGGGCACGGTGGACGAATTCGCCGTCCTGTTCCTCGCTTGGCGGCGATCGCGCCAGGGCAAGCCTGGCGGCATGGGCTGGGCTCGCCGCATGGGGGCCGATATTGGCGGCTATGTGATTGGCCATTTCGGTGCGACCATCCGGACCCGCCGCAAGGCCATATGGGTTGCCGCTGGCGGCCCATTGGCCAATGGCCTGCTTACTATTCTTTGTCTGTTGGCGGCTTGGTCGATTAACGCGAT
This window encodes:
- a CDS encoding M50 family metallopeptidase — its product is MNWLKRLLRPLATLVSIIASFMFVGAAHDWLPYWSTLAIFGMILLIITFVIFVHELGHALAFRWQGGTVDEFAVLFLAWRRSRQGKPGGMGWARRMGADIGGYVIGHFGATIRTRRKAIWVAAGGPLANGLLTILCLLAAWSINAMTAPDMPSSSATGLEIVAGSPPETADLGQLPDADEVQQIFDQVERIQKLEAAQAILVLIGLNSLMTGLLNLIPFSGSDGYAILRHWLQRRGRDG